Genomic window (Chryseobacterium bernardetii):
GCTGGCTTTATATGCCAACAAAACAGCCCCACAGTTTTTACCGGCAGGTTTCAACAAGTATAAGGATGAAAATGCAAACATCCCTGTTGTAGAAGATATGTCCAAGAACTCTGTTATTACAGGAAGAACAGCTGTAAATGGCGGAACACTTACAGCAGATATTGATAAAGCATTCTCTAATCAGGACAAGCTGATTAAGACATTGAAGAAAGACCCTATCTACCAGCTTTATGTTTCTATGAAAGAAACTTATATGAAAGCGGCAGATCCGCAGTATACTTCACTTCAGATCAAAATTGATGCGTTGCAGAAGAAGTTTATGGCTCAGCAGATGCAGACTGATAAAGACAGGAAATTCTTCCCTGATGCTAACTCAACACTTCGTGTAACGTATGGAAAGATCAAAGGATCTGCTCCAAGAGATGCTGTTTCTTACGGATACCAGACTCACCTTGCCGGAGTAATGGAGAAGTATATTCCAGGAGATTATGAATTTGACGTTCCTAAAAAACTGATTGAGCTTTATAACAAGAAAGACTTCGGAATCTATAAAGATAAAACAGGTGATGTACCTGTAGGATTTACGGCTACAAACCATACAACAGGAGGGAATTCAGGAAGCCCAACCCTTGATGCGAACGGAAACCTGATAGGTCTTAATTTCGACAGACAGTGGGAGGGTACCATGAGTGATATTAATTATGATCCGCGTTTCAGCAGAAACATTATGGTAGATACAAAATACATTCTTTTCATCGTTGAGAAATTTGCTGATGCCAAATGGCTTGTTGATGAAATGAAAGTGATAAAATAATTTTAAAAGTTATACCTTTAAAGAATCTATTCGAATATATTTTGAATAGGTTCTTTTTATTTTTAGGATGAAAGATCAGATCATTAATCTATTTACTGCTTTTGAAACCAGCCATTTCGGAAAGTCTTTTCCGTTGAATTACTGTTTACCCGTTTATCATTGTGTTTCCGATGAAAACCTTCCACATATAAAACATATAATCCAATACAGGAGCACTAAGCAGTTTGAAGCCGACATAGATTGTCTTTCAAAACATTTTCAGTGGGTAAACTGGCAGGAATTCAAAGATTTTACTTCCGGGAACTTTAAAGCTCAGAAAAAAATTGCTTTACTTACCTTTGATGATGGATTAAAAGAGTTTTATGACGTGGTAGCTCCGGTTCTGGAACGCAAAGGAATTTATGCCTGTAATTTTATAAATCCGGCTTTCATTGATAATAATGAGCTTATGTTCAGATGCAAAGCAAGCTTGCTTGTAGAGATTCTGGAAAAGAAACAATCTGTGAACCCTGAAATATATAGTATTCTTTCTCACAGAAGTCAGTCTACAATAGAAAATTTGAAAAAGGAAATCCTGAAAATTAGCTATCAGCAAAAGGATACTCTGGATCTGTTGGCCCAAAAGCTCGAAGTTGATTTCCCATCATATTTACAGAAATATAGACCTTACCTGAACACTGAGGAGCTGAGAAAACTTACTGAAAGAGGTTTTGGAATATCTTCTCACAGTTGGGATCATCCGAAATTCGGAACTCTGTCTTTTGAACAGCAGGTGGAGTCTGTCAATAAAACCTTCACTTATTTAAAGGAAAATGATTTCCTGTATGAAAGTTTTGCATTTCCCTTCACTGATTTCGGGGTAAAAAATAATTTCTTTGAAGCCCTTTTCAAGAATAAAGAAATATACTGCAGTTTTGGTGCGGCAGGGATTAAACTGGACAGTGTAAGAAGGAATTTTCAGAGAATACCGATGGAAATAGGCGAAAGTGCAGAAAGAATCCTTAAAAAAGAAATTGCTTATTTCAGATTGAAAAAGCTGATGAATAAAAATACGATTGTAAGAAAATGATACAGCTAAAGACATTCAATAAAAAACAACTGGGAGATTTTGTATCATCCGGAGAATTTAAACAGTATGATTTCCTGCCTATTACAGAACATCGGGCGATATCTCATATTATGAACCCTGAAGCTTTGGATGAACAGACACTTCTTATTCTGGCTTTCTGTAACGGAAAATTGGCGGGGTACTTAGGGTGCTTTCCTGATCGGTTTATAATCGATGAAAAAGTGATAAGATATGCATGGTTGAGTACTCTCTATGTAAGCGAAGAGTTTAGGGGAAAAAAAATAGCAAAAAAACTTCTGGAAAAAGCCTTGGAAAGATATGAAGGGCATATTGCCATTACCGAATTTACCTTAGAAGCAGAAACCTTTTATAATATCATGGGCTATTTTGAATATATCTTTCCTAAAAAAGGGAAACGTTTCTACTTTAATACAGACCTAGCAACTATTATTCCTGCAAAAAAGCCTAAGACAAAGGTATTTAAACAATTTTTCTTTCTTTTGGACTCCACTGTCAATGCTGTAATTTCGGTAAAGAATATTTCGATCAGGAAACCTGATTTTCATTTTGAAATTCTTGATCATATTGATGTAGAAAGTACTTATTTTATAGCCAATTTTCAAAGCAGGAGAAAACCAAATGAAATTAATCATTTTATAGAGTATCCATGGGTGTTGAAAGGAGAGAGAAAAGATGAAAGATACCTGTTTTCAAGCTATGCGCAAACCTTTAAATATTTTTGGATAAAAATATATGATCATCAACATTCGTTAACAACCTG
Coding sequences:
- a CDS encoding polysaccharide deacetylase family protein, producing MKDQIINLFTAFETSHFGKSFPLNYCLPVYHCVSDENLPHIKHIIQYRSTKQFEADIDCLSKHFQWVNWQEFKDFTSGNFKAQKKIALLTFDDGLKEFYDVVAPVLERKGIYACNFINPAFIDNNELMFRCKASLLVEILEKKQSVNPEIYSILSHRSQSTIENLKKEILKISYQQKDTLDLLAQKLEVDFPSYLQKYRPYLNTEELRKLTERGFGISSHSWDHPKFGTLSFEQQVESVNKTFTYLKENDFLYESFAFPFTDFGVKNNFFEALFKNKEIYCSFGAAGIKLDSVRRNFQRIPMEIGESAERILKKEIAYFRLKKLMNKNTIVRK
- a CDS encoding GNAT family N-acetyltransferase, yielding MIQLKTFNKKQLGDFVSSGEFKQYDFLPITEHRAISHIMNPEALDEQTLLILAFCNGKLAGYLGCFPDRFIIDEKVIRYAWLSTLYVSEEFRGKKIAKKLLEKALERYEGHIAITEFTLEAETFYNIMGYFEYIFPKKGKRFYFNTDLATIIPAKKPKTKVFKQFFFLLDSTVNAVISVKNISIRKPDFHFEILDHIDVESTYFIANFQSRRKPNEINHFIEYPWVLKGERKDERYLFSSYAQTFKYFWIKIYDHQHSLTTCSLLLLRDGYLKIPYLFSKSDMGCFIDFLSYFIVENKIKALTSYQQELNKEIEHSKTFPKIHERDFERRYLFHKQLLQNLPEGFNPHYQDGDGDCMMT